From the Streptomyces pluripotens genome, one window contains:
- a CDS encoding TetR/AcrR family transcriptional regulator codes for MVHMPRRSPSPTSRPYHHGDLRATLLKSAERTLREKGAGALSLRELARDIGVSHAAPGRHFKDKQALLDALALDGYERLHQALTTAAGHPDRDFEEQMTALARAYLGFAVENPELLELMFARKRDPDSSAQLAGAVDRSLGSLTRMFTAAQERGEIIQGDPEHITTVAAASLHGLAALIASCALDAEAALDGLDEHVHLLLYGLKPR; via the coding sequence ATGGTTCACATGCCGCGCAGGTCACCCTCACCCACAAGCCGCCCCTACCACCACGGAGACCTACGCGCCACCCTGCTCAAAAGCGCCGAGCGCACCCTGCGGGAGAAGGGGGCCGGCGCACTCTCCCTGCGCGAACTGGCCCGCGACATCGGCGTGAGCCACGCCGCACCCGGCCGGCACTTCAAGGACAAACAGGCCCTACTCGACGCCCTGGCCCTGGACGGTTACGAACGCCTGCACCAGGCCCTGACCACGGCCGCCGGCCATCCCGACAGGGACTTCGAGGAACAAATGACGGCCCTCGCGCGCGCCTACCTCGGGTTCGCCGTCGAGAACCCCGAACTCCTGGAACTGATGTTCGCACGCAAGCGCGATCCCGACAGCTCCGCACAGCTGGCAGGCGCCGTCGACCGCTCCCTCGGCTCCCTCACCCGGATGTTCACCGCAGCCCAGGAGCGGGGCGAGATCATCCAGGGCGACCCCGAGCACATCACCACCGTCGCCGCCGCGAGCCTGCACGGCCTGGCCGCCCTCATCGCCAGCTGCGCGCTGGACGCGGAGGCAGCCCTGGACGGCCTGGACGAACACGTCCACCTGCTGCTGTACGGCCTCAAGCCCCGCTGA
- a CDS encoding oxidoreductase: MADPTEARGRRGKHDKWNATYLPDLTGRTVVITGANSGIGFAAARALARAGAHVVFAVRDLARGGAAAAKVGGSTEVRRLDLADLDSVREFAAGWQRPLDVLINNAGVMMLPEQRTKQGFEMQFGTNHLGHFALTNLLLPHVTDRVVTVSSGLHRGGDGVIHFADVNLTGRYSPTRAYAQSKLANLLFTLELQRRLSEAGSAVRALAVHPGYAATNLQSHTANPLARTIMAVGNKVLAQDDEAGALPTLYAASQDLPGAAYVGPDGLGEMRGAPALVGRSAAASDPDAARRLWTLSAELTGVAWGVEMAARDSRP; the protein is encoded by the coding sequence ATGGCTGATCCGACCGAAGCGCGCGGCAGGCGCGGCAAGCACGACAAGTGGAACGCGACGTACCTCCCCGATCTGACCGGACGTACGGTCGTGATCACCGGAGCCAACAGTGGCATCGGCTTCGCCGCGGCCCGGGCGTTGGCCCGGGCCGGGGCACACGTGGTGTTCGCCGTACGGGACCTCGCACGTGGCGGCGCCGCCGCGGCGAAGGTGGGCGGCAGCACTGAGGTGCGCCGGCTCGACCTGGCCGACCTGGACTCGGTGCGTGAGTTCGCCGCCGGCTGGCAACGCCCGTTGGATGTGCTGATCAACAACGCGGGCGTGATGATGCTCCCGGAACAGCGGACCAAACAGGGCTTCGAGATGCAGTTCGGTACGAACCACCTTGGGCACTTCGCGTTGACCAACCTGCTGCTGCCGCATGTGACCGACCGGGTGGTGACGGTCTCCTCCGGTCTGCACCGCGGGGGCGACGGCGTAATCCACTTCGCCGACGTGAACTTGACCGGCCGCTACTCCCCGACCCGCGCCTACGCCCAGTCCAAGCTGGCCAACCTGCTCTTCACGCTGGAACTCCAGCGCCGGCTGAGTGAGGCCGGCTCTGCCGTACGGGCCCTCGCGGTACACCCCGGCTATGCGGCCACCAACCTGCAGAGCCACACCGCGAATCCGCTGGCCCGGACCATCATGGCCGTCGGCAACAAGGTCCTCGCCCAGGATGACGAAGCAGGCGCCCTGCCCACCCTCTACGCGGCGTCCCAGGACCTGCCCGGAGCGGCCTACGTCGGCCCGGACGGGCTGGGCGAGATGCGCGGTGCACCGGCCCTGGTCGGCCGCAGTGCGGCGGCCAGCGATCCGGACGCGGCGCGGCGGCTGTGGACGCTGTCGGCAGAGTTGACGGGGGTGGCCTGGGGCGTCGAGATGGCCGCGCGGGACAGCCGGCCCTGA
- a CDS encoding NHL repeat containing protein: protein MRRRSTALITAILASLSLGASYAQATGGPPPGHDVLEQRGVVRSGSRPIAAAEVTLLRAGDHAGAGATPLARTRSDAHGRFNLAYRVPRDPDAVLYLTADTGPSRTPGRHRHGHRVRPVRLVAMLGQGKPPGKVVLNERTTVAAGFAMAQFTSGGEVAGRKPGLQNAAAISQNLADITDGAVARTLATAPNGDQTSTLRAFNTLADIVSGCTAGQTCDPLFHLARRPGATAPRETFQSVADIARAPGNHVAELFALAAGRDTYQPLLAEAPDAWTLALRYVGNGHELDGPGNVAFDAEGTAWIGNNYVYNADPLQSVCGSRLLSRLTPSGHDVPGSPYQGGGLYGVGYGITLDPKGHVWAGNFGFQGRGCPNDASRLYRSVSEFTPDGRPLSPPSGWRKGDILQPQGVVSDRKGTIWVANCGGRSVTRIPHGNPDRARNIAPGGNSMIKPFSVAVDTRGRAWVTGNGSNDVTLLSPQGTPLRTVTGGGIKRPMGIASDSLGNVWVSNGGAVVAPCEGTTPAMVAEAIKDIVTRDVDASVTMIRPDGSTPAKPFVNDGLFLPWGIAVDGDDNVWVANFGGHRLANLCGARTSACPPGLHTGDPISPAATGYTSDGLERNTGIQIDPSGNVWLANNWRNIPVQTNPGGHEMVVFVGLAAPVRTPLLGTPRHL from the coding sequence GTGCGACGACGCAGTACTGCTCTGATCACCGCCATCCTGGCATCCCTTTCGCTGGGGGCCTCCTACGCACAGGCGACAGGGGGACCGCCTCCCGGGCACGACGTGCTGGAGCAGCGCGGTGTGGTGCGCAGCGGTAGCAGGCCCATCGCGGCGGCCGAGGTGACGCTGCTCCGGGCCGGGGACCACGCCGGCGCCGGTGCCACGCCGTTGGCCCGCACGCGCAGCGACGCCCACGGCCGCTTCAACCTCGCGTACCGGGTCCCCAGGGACCCGGACGCCGTGCTGTACCTGACCGCGGACACCGGTCCGTCCCGCACCCCGGGCCGCCACCGCCACGGGCACCGGGTCCGCCCGGTCCGACTGGTGGCGATGCTCGGCCAGGGCAAGCCCCCGGGCAAGGTGGTGCTCAACGAGCGCACCACGGTCGCGGCCGGCTTCGCGATGGCGCAGTTCACGAGCGGAGGCGAGGTGGCCGGCCGCAAGCCCGGCCTGCAGAACGCGGCGGCCATCTCCCAGAACCTGGCCGACATCACCGACGGGGCGGTGGCCAGGACTCTGGCCACCGCCCCGAACGGCGACCAGACGTCCACCCTGCGCGCCTTCAACACGCTGGCCGACATCGTGTCCGGCTGCACCGCGGGGCAGACCTGCGACCCTCTGTTCCACCTGGCCCGGCGACCAGGGGCGACGGCGCCGCGGGAGACCTTCCAGTCCGTCGCGGACATCGCCCGCGCACCGGGCAACCACGTGGCGGAGCTGTTCGCGCTGGCGGCTGGCCGGGACACCTACCAGCCCCTGCTGGCCGAGGCCCCCGACGCCTGGACCCTCGCCCTGCGCTACGTGGGGAACGGGCACGAGCTGGACGGACCGGGCAACGTCGCGTTCGACGCGGAGGGCACCGCCTGGATCGGCAACAACTACGTGTACAACGCCGATCCCCTGCAGTCCGTCTGCGGCTCACGGCTGCTGTCCCGGTTGACGCCCAGCGGGCACGACGTCCCCGGCTCCCCCTATCAGGGCGGTGGACTGTACGGGGTGGGCTACGGCATCACCCTGGACCCCAAGGGCCACGTCTGGGCGGGTAACTTCGGCTTCCAGGGCAGGGGCTGCCCGAACGACGCCAGCCGCCTGTACCGCAGCGTCTCGGAGTTCACCCCCGACGGTCGGCCGCTGTCCCCGCCCAGCGGCTGGCGCAAGGGCGACATCCTCCAGCCGCAGGGCGTCGTCTCTGACCGGAAGGGCACCATCTGGGTCGCCAACTGCGGTGGCAGGAGCGTGACCAGGATTCCTCACGGGAACCCCGACCGGGCTCGGAACATCGCCCCTGGCGGCAACAGCATGATCAAGCCGTTCAGCGTCGCGGTGGACACCCGGGGGCGTGCCTGGGTCACCGGCAACGGCAGCAACGACGTGACGCTCCTGTCCCCGCAGGGCACGCCGCTCCGCACGGTCACCGGCGGCGGGATCAAGCGGCCCATGGGCATCGCCTCCGACAGCCTGGGCAACGTCTGGGTGTCCAACGGCGGTGCGGTGGTGGCGCCCTGCGAGGGCACCACGCCGGCCATGGTGGCCGAGGCGATCAAGGACATCGTCACCCGTGACGTCGATGCGTCGGTCACCATGATCCGACCCGACGGCAGTACGCCGGCCAAGCCGTTCGTCAACGACGGTCTGTTCCTGCCCTGGGGCATCGCCGTCGACGGCGACGACAACGTCTGGGTGGCGAACTTCGGCGGCCACCGCCTGGCCAACCTGTGCGGTGCCCGCACCTCCGCCTGCCCGCCCGGGCTCCACACCGGCGACCCGATCTCACCGGCCGCGACCGGCTACACCAGCGATGGCCTGGAGCGCAACACCGGCATCCAGATCGACCCCTCCGGCAACGTCTGGCTCGCCAACAACTGGCGGAACATCCCCGTGCAGACCAACCCCGGTGGTCACGAGATGGTGGTGTTCGTCGGTCTCGCCGCGCCGGTGCGCACCCCCCTGCTGGGCACCCCGCGCCACCTCTGA
- a CDS encoding DUF397 domain-containing protein, with the protein MPALTWQRSSYCPEGNSCIQIAATPGTIHLTESADPGGAVLSATPAAFGALLSALRQGARGASPIEIAFGEKGVVRLRETSTPDTVVTTDRRRWDAFVRGVRAGEFDHFVASVER; encoded by the coding sequence ATGCCCGCGCTCACGTGGCAGAGGTCGTCGTACTGCCCGGAAGGCAACTCCTGCATCCAGATAGCCGCCACACCCGGAACCATCCACCTCACCGAATCCGCCGACCCCGGCGGGGCGGTACTCAGCGCCACACCCGCCGCCTTCGGCGCCCTCCTCTCCGCGCTCAGGCAGGGAGCGCGCGGCGCCTCACCGATCGAGATCGCCTTCGGAGAGAAGGGCGTCGTGCGGCTGCGCGAGACCAGCACCCCGGACACCGTGGTCACCACCGACCGCCGCCGGTGGGACGCTTTCGTACGCGGCGTACGGGCCGGTGAGTTCGACCACTTCGTGGCCTCCGTGGAGCGGTGA
- a CDS encoding DUF5753 domain-containing protein translates to MASAVKPGGTRGSASHTATRGSLPAALLDLAELEHHATRLRSAVVVHIPGLFQTAEYAREIFRQAVPELPPPDIEHRVSFRVKRQTVLFRDPPTPHQVIVHEAALRMRFGGPQVARAQLRYLLDMSERDGIAIHVLPFESIVFPGSGQSIYYAEGPVPQLDTVNLDQSHGPVFLEAEAQLKKYRVLLDRMEAAALALGESQTFILKMLNDL, encoded by the coding sequence GTGGCGTCGGCGGTGAAGCCGGGCGGCACCCGGGGGTCGGCGTCCCACACGGCGACACGCGGTTCCCTGCCCGCCGCGCTGCTCGACCTCGCCGAGCTGGAACACCATGCCACTCGTCTGCGCTCAGCCGTTGTGGTGCACATTCCGGGTCTGTTCCAGACCGCCGAATACGCCCGCGAGATCTTCCGGCAGGCGGTTCCGGAACTCCCTCCACCGGACATCGAACACCGCGTCTCGTTCCGGGTGAAGCGGCAGACCGTACTGTTCCGTGATCCGCCGACGCCGCATCAGGTGATCGTCCACGAGGCTGCCCTGCGCATGCGGTTCGGTGGCCCTCAGGTGGCCCGCGCTCAACTCCGCTATCTGCTCGACATGAGTGAACGGGACGGCATCGCGATCCACGTCCTGCCGTTCGAGTCGATCGTCTTCCCCGGATCAGGCCAGTCGATCTACTACGCCGAGGGCCCGGTGCCGCAGCTCGACACGGTGAACCTCGACCAGTCGCACGGCCCGGTGTTCCTCGAGGCCGAGGCCCAGCTGAAGAAGTACCGCGTACTACTCGACCGCATGGAGGCGGCGGCCCTCGCCCTCGGCGAGTCGCAGACGTTCATCCTCAAGATGCTCAACGACCTGTGA
- a CDS encoding trypsin-like serine peptidase, producing MTRISRSSVTSRPALLGAVVMLALTSASVAAADDGPGPFGVTADVVATRQSARVGALFGADRVDRLAGGHFCTASVVHSPRGDLVVTAAHCVSGAGELVFVPGYRDGKAPYGVWKVTQRFLPDGWAEGEDEDSDLAFVTVAGPGGRPVEDVVGANRLATGVATGATAVTVTGYPDSREVPISCTNKPTLHSTTQQRIDCPDFTGGTSGSPWVNGDHQVVGVLGGHEQGGSTADTSYSVVLGSEAAQLYRQATGGDR from the coding sequence ATGACGCGCATCTCACGCAGCTCGGTCACCTCGCGTCCCGCGTTGCTGGGCGCCGTGGTGATGCTTGCCCTGACCTCCGCGTCCGTGGCCGCCGCGGACGACGGACCGGGACCCTTCGGGGTCACCGCCGACGTGGTCGCCACCCGGCAGAGTGCGCGGGTCGGCGCGCTGTTCGGCGCGGACCGGGTGGACCGGCTGGCCGGGGGGCACTTCTGCACCGCCTCGGTCGTGCACAGTCCGCGGGGCGATCTCGTCGTCACCGCCGCGCACTGCGTGTCCGGCGCCGGGGAGCTGGTGTTCGTCCCCGGATACCGGGACGGGAAGGCGCCGTACGGGGTGTGGAAGGTGACGCAGCGGTTCCTGCCCGACGGATGGGCCGAGGGCGAGGACGAGGACAGCGACCTCGCCTTCGTTACCGTCGCCGGGCCCGGGGGCAGACCGGTCGAGGACGTGGTGGGAGCCAACCGGCTGGCCACGGGGGTGGCCACCGGCGCCACCGCGGTGACCGTCACGGGCTACCCCGACTCCCGCGAGGTACCCATCAGCTGCACCAACAAGCCGACCCTGCACAGCACCACGCAGCAGCGCATCGACTGCCCCGACTTCACCGGCGGCACCAGCGGCAGCCCTTGGGTGAACGGCGACCACCAGGTCGTCGGCGTGCTCGGCGGGCATGAGCAGGGAGGCTCCACGGCGGACACCTCGTACAGCGTGGTGTTGGGGAGCGAGGCAGCGCAGCTGTACCGGCAGGCGACCGGCGGGGACCGCTGA
- a CDS encoding DMT family transporter, with product MNDQKNYGRGVLLCLLATVSWGAMFPLMDVTLKHIDPFTFTCLRYAIAGAMFLVFLRLREGTAGLKLKGERIGLAWLFGTAGFAGFQFLVFFGQDLIGERGALNASIMMATMPMMGFLVNWVLRKVVPPKGALAFIAMSFVGVILVVSNGSLSSLFAHPADFGPDALLLFAALCWVIYTSGATYFPTWSPIKYTAITTILGLASATVITAVILATGGVPVPSGHAVATILPELAYMSVIAGFVGVLGWNFGNKYLGPLNGVLFMDVVPITAFIISALTGVIPAGMQVVGASLTALALVLNNLYLRKVTQRTAAKAAAQKPAVASSAPAAGEQRAPVAAR from the coding sequence ATGAACGATCAGAAGAACTACGGCCGAGGCGTGTTGCTCTGCCTCCTGGCCACCGTGTCCTGGGGGGCCATGTTCCCCCTCATGGACGTGACCCTGAAGCACATCGACCCGTTCACCTTCACCTGCCTGCGCTACGCGATCGCCGGCGCGATGTTCCTGGTGTTCTTGCGACTGCGCGAAGGCACCGCCGGGTTGAAACTGAAAGGCGAACGCATCGGCCTGGCCTGGCTGTTCGGCACCGCCGGCTTCGCCGGCTTCCAGTTCCTGGTGTTCTTCGGCCAGGACCTCATCGGTGAGCGGGGCGCCCTGAACGCCTCGATCATGATGGCGACCATGCCCATGATGGGCTTCCTGGTGAACTGGGTGCTGCGCAAGGTCGTTCCGCCGAAGGGCGCGCTGGCCTTCATCGCGATGTCCTTCGTCGGTGTCATCCTGGTGGTCTCCAACGGCAGCCTCAGCTCCCTGTTCGCCCACCCTGCGGACTTCGGCCCCGACGCGCTGCTGTTGTTCGCCGCGCTGTGCTGGGTGATCTACACCTCCGGCGCGACGTACTTCCCGACCTGGTCGCCGATCAAGTACACCGCGATCACCACGATCCTCGGCCTGGCCAGCGCGACGGTCATCACGGCGGTCATCCTGGCCACGGGCGGTGTCCCGGTCCCGTCCGGGCACGCAGTGGCGACGATCCTGCCCGAGCTGGCCTACATGAGCGTCATCGCCGGTTTCGTGGGCGTGCTCGGCTGGAACTTCGGCAACAAGTACCTCGGCCCGCTCAACGGCGTCCTGTTCATGGATGTCGTCCCGATCACGGCGTTCATCATCTCGGCGCTGACCGGTGTGATCCCGGCCGGCATGCAGGTCGTCGGCGCCTCGCTCACCGCCCTGGCGCTGGTCCTGAACAACCTGTACCTGCGCAAGGTCACCCAGCGTACGGCGGCGAAGGCCGCGGCACAGAAGCCGGCGGTGGCGTCGTCGGCCCCGGCGGCCGGCGAGCAGCGCGCGCCGGTGGCGGCCCGCTGA
- a CDS encoding class I adenylate-forming enzyme family protein has protein sequence MIKLSDIRKHAERRPGHVAVVDGEVRLTWASLADKVARVATAIEERLPSIRPARAVFVAENRWELVVTMAAVSSLGIPCVGLDYTAGAEATAGALEQLQPTVVISTAAHRTVLTDVGWPKRRDILDIQLDSDPADGALGVSFTDLLLTEPGEPQSVEQPFEAFSFTSGTSGVPKLVIRRASFEARRFADLVDQYSFDEDDVHLVTVPLYHASGPGWARIFLSLGGTIVLGPYDDTDALIRLIQDEDVSTTLMVPPVLKRVVAHPGSEHLHKTSRLHFVLSGGRHLNRWVVNNTWDRLGPVLHLYYGTTETGVNVMIGPEELHVAPCRSGRPMPGNTIAVLDPDNRPVPKGMRGRVAIASYQLMDSYVTAEPEFLTLDYGGRTQRFLLTGDSGFIDEAGRLELTGRNDGVSRAAEGKPLDVNIFGLENDLMDLPCVRETAVLRTKLSDTGEDVLIVPFAPVSPERLESGNRAVTAACARRVPCLPAYVIPVEAIPYSPTGKVRAARLLETVLPLVHAEAAARRTRDLVPA, from the coding sequence ATGATCAAGCTCTCCGACATCCGCAAGCACGCCGAGCGCCGTCCCGGACACGTCGCCGTGGTCGACGGGGAGGTCCGGCTGACCTGGGCCAGCCTCGCCGACAAGGTCGCCCGGGTGGCGACCGCGATCGAGGAGCGGCTGCCGAGCATACGTCCCGCCCGCGCGGTGTTCGTCGCCGAGAACCGCTGGGAACTGGTCGTCACCATGGCGGCGGTCTCCTCGCTCGGCATCCCGTGCGTCGGGCTCGACTACACCGCGGGCGCGGAGGCGACCGCCGGTGCGCTGGAACAGCTTCAGCCGACCGTGGTCATCAGCACCGCCGCCCACCGCACCGTGCTGACCGACGTCGGCTGGCCCAAGCGCCGGGACATCCTCGACATCCAGCTGGACAGCGACCCGGCCGACGGAGCGTTGGGGGTCTCCTTCACCGACCTGCTGCTGACCGAGCCGGGTGAACCGCAGTCGGTGGAGCAGCCGTTCGAGGCGTTCTCCTTCACCTCCGGCACCAGCGGCGTCCCCAAGCTAGTGATCCGTCGGGCCTCTTTCGAGGCGCGCCGGTTCGCCGACCTGGTGGACCAGTACTCCTTCGACGAGGACGACGTGCACCTGGTGACGGTCCCGCTGTACCACGCCTCGGGACCCGGCTGGGCGAGAATCTTCCTCTCCCTCGGCGGCACCATTGTCCTCGGCCCGTACGACGACACCGACGCGCTGATCCGGCTGATCCAGGACGAGGACGTATCCACCACCCTGATGGTCCCACCGGTCCTGAAGCGGGTCGTCGCCCACCCGGGTTCGGAACACCTGCACAAGACTTCCCGGCTGCACTTCGTGCTCTCCGGCGGACGGCACCTGAACCGCTGGGTCGTCAACAACACCTGGGACCGCCTCGGCCCCGTCCTGCACCTTTACTACGGCACCACCGAGACCGGTGTGAACGTCATGATCGGCCCCGAGGAACTGCACGTGGCGCCCTGCCGTTCCGGCCGTCCGATGCCCGGCAACACCATCGCCGTGCTGGACCCGGACAACCGCCCCGTGCCCAAGGGCATGCGCGGCCGGGTCGCGATCGCCAGCTACCAGCTGATGGACTCCTACGTCACCGCCGAGCCGGAGTTCCTCACCCTCGACTACGGCGGCCGCACCCAGCGCTTCCTGCTCACCGGCGACAGCGGCTTCATCGACGAGGCCGGCCGGCTCGAACTCACCGGCCGCAACGACGGTGTGTCACGGGCGGCCGAGGGCAAGCCGCTCGACGTCAACATCTTCGGACTTGAGAACGACCTGATGGACCTGCCCTGCGTCCGGGAGACCGCCGTACTGCGCACCAAACTGTCGGACACCGGGGAGGACGTGCTGATCGTGCCGTTCGCCCCGGTCTCCCCCGAGCGGCTGGAGAGCGGCAACCGCGCGGTCACCGCCGCCTGCGCCCGGCGGGTTCCGTGCCTTCCCGCCTACGTGATCCCGGTGGAGGCGATCCCGTACAGCCCGACGGGCAAGGTGCGGGCGGCCCGGCTGCTGGAGACGGTGCTCCCGCTGGTCCACGCCGAGGCCGCGGCCCGCCGCACCCGGGACCTCGTCCCCGCCTGA
- a CDS encoding arginine decarboxylase, with protein MTEPTSSTPASEDDAPAPLPGRHGASRTPLADAVLAVARRDIASFHALPLSHGRSIRDSRIRESYEALFGAAQLAADVSYSGTMLDSFFRPRGPLREAQRLSAEGFGADATFFLSTGTSTANRVALTALARPGSRVLADRSCHQSVHFALGALGVDVTYAPMQRCCTGCPRTFGDLPRLLEMFRTAVAEGQPYDTVVLSAVSYDGVRYDLPTVLAELAAAHPTVSVLVDEAWGAVHRFHPRLRPLTALHAVETLRRAKGTPPLTVAVTHSAHKSMSALRQGSYLHLIGDGEAQERTAQALFQHHTTSPSWPVLASLDLARLQAETEGEQLLDRSLRLARTLRTELSTDPRLSAYRALGPEGHLTDPALLVSDDPTRVLVDIGALGITAADFRRILFDEYALYVARESGDAVLFHVHIGVDEATLLRLLDALRTIQRTYRTASAALTQGTSDHFIIAYPPGIPITVPGERLCDRTLGEIDALRSSGCEIYTLQHPTVSPAASVPPARPAVSAVPTAPAVSAATAVPAGRK; from the coding sequence ATGACCGAACCCACCAGCTCCACTCCCGCCTCGGAGGACGACGCACCGGCGCCGCTCCCAGGACGACACGGGGCGAGCAGGACGCCGCTGGCCGATGCCGTACTCGCGGTGGCCCGCCGGGACATCGCCTCTTTCCACGCCCTGCCGCTCTCCCACGGCAGGTCGATCCGCGACTCCCGCATCCGGGAGTCCTACGAGGCCCTCTTCGGCGCCGCCCAGCTCGCCGCCGACGTGTCGTACAGCGGCACGATGCTCGACTCGTTCTTCCGCCCGCGCGGCCCGCTGCGCGAGGCGCAGCGGCTCTCCGCCGAGGGCTTCGGCGCCGACGCGACGTTCTTCCTGTCGACCGGCACCAGCACCGCCAACCGGGTCGCCCTGACCGCGCTGGCCCGCCCCGGGAGCCGGGTACTCGCCGACCGCAGCTGCCACCAGTCCGTGCACTTCGCCCTCGGCGCGCTCGGCGTGGACGTCACCTACGCGCCCATGCAGCGGTGCTGCACCGGTTGCCCCCGCACCTTCGGCGACCTGCCCCGGCTGCTGGAGATGTTCCGGACGGCGGTGGCCGAGGGCCAGCCCTACGACACGGTCGTACTGTCGGCGGTGTCGTACGACGGAGTCCGCTACGACCTGCCGACGGTGCTCGCCGAACTGGCCGCCGCACACCCCACGGTGTCCGTGCTGGTCGACGAGGCGTGGGGCGCGGTGCACCGCTTCCACCCCCGGCTCCGGCCGCTGACCGCGCTGCACGCGGTGGAGACCCTGCGGCGCGCCAAGGGCACACCGCCCCTGACGGTGGCCGTGACGCACTCCGCGCACAAGTCGATGTCCGCGCTGCGGCAGGGCTCGTACCTGCACCTCATAGGCGACGGCGAGGCCCAGGAACGGACCGCGCAGGCACTGTTCCAGCACCACACCACCTCGCCCAGCTGGCCGGTGCTGGCGAGCCTGGACCTGGCGCGGCTGCAGGCCGAGACCGAGGGCGAGCAACTGCTGGACCGCTCGCTGCGCCTGGCCCGCACCCTGCGCACGGAGCTGAGCACCGACCCGCGCCTGTCGGCCTACCGCGCGCTGGGCCCCGAAGGCCATCTGACCGACCCGGCCCTGCTGGTGAGCGACGACCCGACGCGGGTCCTGGTGGACATCGGCGCACTCGGCATCACCGCCGCCGACTTCCGCCGGATCCTCTTCGACGAGTACGCCCTCTACGTGGCCCGGGAGAGCGGCGACGCCGTGCTCTTCCACGTCCACATCGGCGTCGATGAGGCCACGCTGCTCCGGCTACTCGATGCGCTGCGCACCATCCAGCGCACCTACCGGACGGCGTCCGCGGCCCTGACGCAGGGCACGTCGGACCACTTCATCATCGCGTACCCGCCGGGCATCCCGATCACCGTGCCGGGTGAGCGCCTGTGCGACCGCACCCTCGGCGAGATCGACGCGCTGCGCTCCAGCGGCTGCGAGATCTACACGCTGCAGCACCCCACCGTGTCCCCGGCGGCTTCCGTACCGCCCGCACGCCCTGCCGTTTCCGCCGTTCCAACCGCCCCCGCGGTATCCGCTGCCACCGCAGTTCCCGCCGGAAGGAAGTGA
- a CDS encoding TetR family transcriptional regulator has product MKQDRARRTHELLLDSAAAEFVRHGFAGTNLSDVVARARLTKGALYGHFASKAELAEELTRWFEEAWRTVLASVGNSLRELTVGLARRIDDDVRFAAGLRLATDAARTDRREPAPLGELRARLHALVVDAQREGRIDAGHRPEVLVRFVVALVMGMHSTRWSTRQEGSDNEVLEVWDLVLGAVAAPGS; this is encoded by the coding sequence GTGAAGCAGGACAGAGCGCGTCGGACACATGAGCTGCTCCTCGATTCGGCGGCTGCCGAGTTCGTTCGCCATGGCTTCGCGGGCACGAATCTGTCCGACGTCGTCGCCCGTGCCCGGCTCACCAAGGGCGCGCTCTACGGCCACTTCGCCTCCAAGGCGGAGCTGGCCGAGGAGCTGACCCGGTGGTTCGAGGAGGCGTGGCGCACGGTGCTGGCCTCGGTCGGGAACTCGCTGCGTGAGCTCACCGTGGGGCTGGCCCGCCGCATAGACGACGACGTGCGGTTCGCTGCGGGGCTGAGGCTGGCGACCGACGCGGCCCGGACGGACCGGCGGGAGCCGGCGCCCCTCGGAGAGCTCCGCGCGCGATTGCACGCGTTGGTCGTCGATGCTCAGCGGGAGGGTCGGATTGACGCGGGGCACCGGCCCGAGGTGCTGGTCCGGTTCGTGGTGGCCCTGGTGATGGGGATGCACTCGACCCGCTGGAGCACGAGGCAGGAGGGAAGCGACAACGAGGTCCTTGAGGTCTGGGACCTCGTGTTGGGGGCTGTGGCGGCGCCCGGCTCCTGA